A region from the Triticum aestivum cultivar Chinese Spring chromosome 3D, IWGSC CS RefSeq v2.1, whole genome shotgun sequence genome encodes:
- the LOC123076690 gene encoding pre-mRNA-splicing factor ISY1 homolog, with amino-acid sequence MAEIQNEGLGEHRLRDLNDQINKLLRERSHWERRILELGGRDYSRSALMTDLDGNIVAIPNPSGRGPGYRYFGAAKKLPGVRELFDKLPEVRKRRTRYGIHKRVNASYCGYYYYDDEDGVLEPHEAAAEKRMRHELVTGGHEECGEWRGGCK; translated from the coding sequence ATGGCCGAGATCCAGAACGAGGGCCTTGGGGAGCACCGCCTCCGAGACCTCAACGACCAGATCAACAAGCTCCTCCGCGAGCGCAGCCACTGGGAGCGCCGCATCCTGGAGCTCGGAGGCCGCGACTACTCTCGGAGCGCCCTGATGACCGACCTCGACGGCAACATCGTCGCCATCCCCAACCCCTCGGGCCGGGGCCCGGGCTACCGCTACTTTGGCGCTGCCAAGAAGCTCCCCGGCGTCCGTGAGCTATTTGACAAGCTACCTGAGGTCCGCAAGCGCCGCACCCGCTACGGGATCCACAAGCGCGTCAATGCCAGCTACTGCGGATACTATTACTATGACGACGAGGACGGTGTGCTTGAACCCCATGAGGCTGCTGCTGAGAAGCGCATGCGGCACGAGCTTGTCACGGGAGGCCATGAAGAATGTGGCGAGTGGCGAGGTGGCTGCAAGTGA